The segment CCTGTGTATCGATACCCATCActgtgcatgtatggatgtagaACGGGAGAATGCTCGTGTGGATTACCTAGGCAGTTTTCGAATGCAGTTATGGAATGCGAATATATTGCTTTGTTTAATACATTTCCATCATTGTCAGACATTATTGCATACGTAGAAAAACGATGAAATGGACATGTGGATGGTTTTGTAGTCATTGCTTTTTGGGCGTTCACTGTGGCCTCGTTCGGAGTCGATAATATTTTTAGAATTCAGTTTGGTCTCGAATGTCAATGTGTAAAGAATCTttcgtgtatgtttttgtatttccTTGAGGGTAAACTTAAAGCATGGTTAGATTTATAAttttaaacatttattttcaACAGTGCCGTAACGAAAGATAACCGAACTCAAAACAACGAAAGGAATCAGGAAGCTAAAAGGACCGataaagcgaaggagaaagaaaacggaaggtcgGCCGAAGGCgacgggcctcctcctcctcctcagttccCGGACGGGAGGTTCTGGATGCAGTCCGTGGACAGGCACTTGCGGAAGTCGGGCACGTCCTGCAGCGATGGAGGAGCTCACGTTAGACAGAGGAATGGCAATGATTGATAAATAGTATGAAGAATTTGTTTTTCCAATTATCACTCAGAACTCTACAGCAGTCGTGGAGTCGTGTGCAAAAAATATGAAGTACTTTTGGTCCAGTTAGATTACGCTACAAAATTGGAACTCACCGAAACAGTGGCCGGAAGGGTGCAGCTTGCAAGTGCGTTCAACATGACGTCCAGGACGTCGGGAGAGCCCTCCAAATTGGCGCGCAATTTCTCTTCAATCTGCGCGCTCATCAGCTCACCGTTGATGTTGCCGTTTTCGTCTGCCtgtagatggaggagaagaagcgcCTTAGTTCAAACAGCTTTAAATTTCACGTCTATTTTTCGCTTCTAATCCTGCAATAGAAACAGTATCTCGCCAATACTTCTGCAGTATAACACAAGCTCCCCAGTTCTCCCGCCCCCTGTAGACCGAAGCCCCTAGAATGCTATctgaagaggaggcgaaggacccCTCCACGCTCTATCCCGCAGCAGAAGCCCCACTCACCAGGCCCTTGGACTGCAGGACGCAGATGCGCATGTTGTCGATGGTTTCCTGGGACGCGTCCAGCTTGTCGAAGATCTCCTCCTTGCCGCCCGCAGCCCTCAGGGCGGCCGCGATCTGGATGGGCCTGATGTTGTTCTCGCGGGCGCAGGCCAGGATGGTGTCCCTGTTGGACTGGGCGTCCTCGGAGCCGCGGCGGAGGTTGACGCAGCGGCGCACGCGGGAGAGACATTCCCTTCGCTCGAGGGTGCCGCATGCGGCCTCtgttggaagggaaggggttCGTTGCCgcaagaaaggaatggaaatttgatttgatttctcTTACAGATAGCACGTGGCCTCTTTGGTACAGTCAAAGTGCTGAGATATAAGGAGCTGGAAACAGCAACACATAAGTGACCCTTTGAACAAAGACAACGACGCTTACCCAACGCCTCGCTGGGCGGCTGGCGCTGGGCGGAGACGACCAGCACGAGGGCGGCGAGGCTGAGTACGACCTTCATGGCTGCGAGGGACGAAGTGTGAGGGATCCTCTGCTGGCGGGCGTTAAATActctgccccccctcttcccctccccctccaggtgCTAAACGTCCTTCTTCGCTATCCCATGAAAGTGACCTTcaaccgacgcacacacacacttggtagAAAAAGACACAATGCacagactagatttattgaaataagtgaggcatacacacatatatacatatataaacatatatctatatacacacatatatacatatatatacatttatatatatatatatatatatatatatatatatatatatatatgtgtgtgtgtgtgtgtgtgtgtgtgtgtatgtatatatccgtatgtgtgtgagtgtgtgtgtgtgtatatatatatatatatatatatatatatatatatatatatatatatatatatacacatacatacacactcacgcacactcacacccacatacacacacacacacacacacacacacacacacacacacacacacacacacacacacacacacacgcacacacacacacatacacacacatactcacacatacacacacacacacacacatatatatatatatatatatatatatatatatatatatgtgtgtgtgtgtgtgtgtgtgtgtgtgtgtgtgtgtgtgtgtgtgtgtgtgtgtgtgcgtttgtgtgtgtgtatatgtatatatatatatatatatatatatatatatatatatatatatatatatatatatgatagatagatagataggtatatatgtacacacacacatatatatatatatatatatatatatatatatatatatatatatatatatatatatatatatatatatatatatatatatatatatatatatatacatacatacatatatatatacacatatatgtatatatatatatatatatatatatatatatatatatatatatatatatatatatatatatacatatatatgtgtgtgtgtgtgtgtgtgtgtgtgtgtatgtatgtatgtatgtatgtatgtatatatatatatatatatatatatatatatatatatgtgtgtgtgtgtgtgtgtgtgtgtgtgtgtgtgtgtgtgtgtgtgtgtgtgtgtgtatatatgtatatatatatatacatatatacaaacacacacacacacacacacacacacgcacacacacacacacacgcacacacacacacacacgcacacacacacacacacacacacacactcatatatacatatatatatatatatatatatgtgtgtgtgtgtgtgtgtgtgtgtgtgtgtgtgtgtgtgtgtgtgtgtgtgtgtgtgtgtgtgcgtttgtgtgtgtgtatatatatatatatatatatatatatatatatatatatatatatatatatatatacatatgtatatatatacacacacacatatatatatatatatatatatatatatatatatatacatatatgtaaatatatatatataaatatatatatatatatatagatagatagatagatagatagatagatagatatagatagatagatatgtgtgtgtgtgtgtgtgcttatagatacatacatacatatatatatatatatatatatttgtatgtatatatatacatatacatatatacatacatacatacatacatacatacacacacacacacatatatatatatatatatatatatatatatatatgtgtgtgtgtgtgtgtgtgtgtgtgtgtgtgtgtgtgtgtgtgtgtgtgtacatatgagtgtgtaagtgtgtgtgtgtatgtatatatctatacatttgtgtgtacgtttgtaagtatgaatgtatgtgtgtatgtctcacTGTTGTCTCAcaaatttcaataaatctagtctgtgcattgtgttttttctaccaagtgtgtgtgtgcgtctgtcgaTGAAGGTCACTTTCATGGGATAGCGAAGAAGGACGTTTGGcacctggagggggagggggggcggggcagaGTATTTAACGCCCGCCAGCAGAGGCTCCCTCACACTTCGTCCCTCGCAGCCATGAAGGTCGTACTCAGCCTCGCCGCCCTCGTGCTGGTCGTCTCCGCCCAGCGCCAGCCGCCCAGCGAGGCGTTGGGTAAGCGTCGTTGTCTTCGTTCGAGGGGTCATTTATGTGTTGCTGTTTCCAGCTCCTTATATCTCAGCACTCTGACTGTACCAAAGAGGCTACGTGCTAtctataaagaaaattaaatcaaatttccattcctttcttgcGGCAACGAACCCTTTCCCTTCAACAGAGGCCGCATGCGGGACCCTCGAGCGAAGGGAATGTCTCTCCCGCGTGCGCCGCTGCGTCAACCTCCGCCGCGGCTCCGAGGACGCCCAGGCCAACAGGGACACCATCCTGGCCTGCGCCCGCGAGAACAACATCAGGCCCCTCCAGATCGCGGCCGCCCTGAGGGCTGCGGGCGGCAAGGAGGAGATCTTCGACAAGCTGGACGCGTCCCAGGAAACCATCGACAACATGCGCATCTGCGTCCTGCAGTCCAAGGGCCTGGTGAGTGGGGCTTCTGCTGCGGGGTAGAGCGCGGAGgggtccttcgcctcctcttcagATAGCATTCTAGGGGCTTCGGTCTACAGGGGGCGGGAGAACTGGGGAGCTTGTTTTATACTGCAGAAGTATTGGCGAGTTACTGTTTCTATTGTAGGATTAGAAGCGAAAAATAGACGTGAAATTTAAAGCTGTTTGAACTAAGGCGCTTCTTCTCCGTCTACAGGCAGACGAAAACGGCAACATCAACGGTGAGCTGATGAGCGCGCAGATCGAAGAGAAATTGCGCGCCAATTTGGAGGGCTCTCCCGACGTCCTGGACGTCATGTTGAACGCACTTGCAAGCTGCACCCTTCCGGCCACTGTTTCGGTGAGTTCCAATTTTGTAGCGTAATCTAACTGGACCAAAAGTACTTCATATTTTTTGCACACGACTCCACGACTGCTGTAGAGTCCTGAGTGATAATTGGAAAAACAAATCATTCTTCATACTATTTATTAGTCCTTACCATTCTTCTGTCTAACGTGAGCTCCTCCATCGCTGCAGGACGTGCCCGACTTCCGCAAGTGCCTGTCCACGGACTGCATCCAGAACCTCCCGTCCGggaactgaggaggaggaggaggcccgtcGCCTTCGGCcgaccttccgttttctttctccttcgctttatCGGTCCTTTTAGCTTCCTGATTCCTTTCGTTGTTTTGAGTTCGGTTATCTTTCGTTACGGCACTGTtgaaaataaatgtttaaaaTTATAAATCTAACCATGCTTTAAGTTTACCCTCAAGgagatacaaaaacatacacagaaaagTCTTATACATTGACAATCGAGACAAAATCGAAATTAAACTTAATTCTAAAAAAATAACTGACTCCGAACGAGGCCACTGAACGCCCAAAAAGTAATGACTACAAAACCCTCCAATTgtccagagagagacagagagaggaagataaataaagagcgagaaagagagaatgagtatcacacacacacacacacacacacacacacacacacacacacacacacacacacacacatatatatatatatatatatatatatatatatatatatatatatatatatatatatatatatatgtatgtatatatatgtatgtatgtatataggtatttatgtgtgtatatatagatatatgtatacgtatatataaatatatatatatataatatatatatatatatatatatatatatatatatatatatatatatatatacatacatatatataatatatatatatatatatatatatatatatatatatatatatatatatatatatatatatatatatatagagagagagagagagagagagagagagagagagagagagagagagagagaagagaggaagacagggaggggagggaaaggcagcgggacagagagtaaaagaaagagaaagagaaacagagagagagtgtgtgtaaatgagtgagtgaaagaagggtagagaagaaaacaagaaagagagcgagcgagagagagataaaggaagatagatagaaagcgagagagagaatgagtatcacacagatagacagagagagaacgggagagggaaaaagagactgaaagagagagagtgagtaactcacagataaatagatagagagagagattgagtaaagagaaagagagagatagggggagggatatatatatatatatatatatatatatatatatatatatatatagagagagagagagagagagagagagagagagagagagagagagaaagagcgatagagagagaaaggggaaggcgatagagagagaaggagtgagagaaagaagagagacagagagagggggggtagttaagaagagagagagagagagatgtttgtgtatatatatatatatatatatatatatatatatatatatatatatatatatatatatatatatatatatgtgtgtgtgtgtgtgttgcgtgtgtgtgtgtataaatatatatatatatatatatatatatatatatatatatatatatatatatatatatatatatatgtatacaaaaaaacacacacacacacacacacacacacacacacacacacacacacacacacatacatatatatatatatatatatatatatatatatatatatatatatatatatatatatatatgtgtgtgtgtgtgtgtgtgtgtgtgtgtgtgtgtgtgtgtgtgtgtaaaattatatatatatatatatatatatatatatatatatatatatatataatatataatatataatatatatttatttatttatttatttatatgtatgtgtgtgtgtatgtatgtatatatgcatgtgcatatatatatatatatgtatatatatatatatatatatatatatatatatatatatatatatatatatatatatatacatatatatataaatatatatatatatatgtatatatatatatacatatataatcttgtatacatacatacatgtatacacacacacacacacacacacacacacacacacacacacacacacacacacacacacacacacactcacacacacacacacatatatatatatgtgtgtgtgtgtatgtgcgtgtgtgtgtacatatatatatatatatatatatatatatatatatatatatatatatacatatatacataattatatttgcATGGGCACGTGTGCGTAATGTTTAATGGAAGTGTCGAGGTATTTAACACCCTTTTCAAGCGTGAGAATGCATTACGTAAAGACACATGTTTTGAGCTCTCTAGACCCCATTGCATCAACACATACTCCCCTCCATTAAACAAGACGAGTTCACAATCTATCAAGAATAAAACCACGAAATAGAAAATCTAGTTCGAGAGAAAATCCAGCCAAACCACAAACGTAAAAAAGTTATCAATTtttgagatagaaaaaaaaaataagttcactgggaggagagaaagagagagaggcaacaacacacaaacaactgTCGATACAGATctggataaatggatgaatagagaaCAAAATCACAGATCACGATGACGCAGCACTTTTATGACTAAAGAACGGAAGTGATTAAAACGGAAAGAGGAACAGGTAAAGGTAAGAGAACTgaacgagacagaaaaagaggataaagagaggtagaaagacgaAGAACAGACGAGCAAAAACTAAAGCAGGTCGATCTATAGATTAATATGTAGAAAGAAGTACTGAGAAAGTAACTTCGTCTAATTCTTATATTCTATGGAAAATATTCATAGAGaaattcttcccttctttctccccttcgttgTTTCACTGTGAATGCTATCACGtgatgacctctctctctctctttctttcaatctccctctttctttctttcaataactccctctttctctaactttcaatctctctctttctttcaatccccctctttctttctttcaataactccctctttctctaactttcaatatctctttctttcaatctctctctctctctctctctctctctgtatgagtGTGATTGtgcatatgactgtgtgtgtcgGAATGTACGATTGCGAGTGTGTATGAACGTgattgtatgagtgtgtggttgtgtgactGTGATTGTGTGTCTCTGAATGTGCAAttgtgtatgcgtatgagtgattgtgtgtgagtatgagagtATGACTGTGTATGAGCCTTGTCCAACTCATGGCAATACTTCAGTCATTGGAAGTAAAGAAAATTCATcaaatcattttttaaattagcCTCATTTTCCGCGTCGCAGCACATTCAAGGAGGgcgcgtcttctgtacgtgcgtgtatgcgttcgtgtatgtgcatgtctgtgcgttCATGGAGACAATCGCAAAGTGTAGCGAGTTaattggagagggagagtataTAAAGCGCGGTCGCAACGGTcgctcacactcgctctctcgcaGCCATGAAGGTCGTACTTTGCTTCGCCGTCGTCGTGGTGGTCGTCTCCGCTCAGCGGCCGCCGGCCAGGGAGGACTTGGGTGAGTCTGCTTGCTTGTTCGGGCCTTCGAGGTTCCACCTTCGGGTGATTCCCGCTTCCGATAAGCGTATCTCTGCGACTTCGTTTTACAGATATTTGTTTCATCGAAAGGTCTACTCAAAAGAATGCTCCCTATCTAGCGGAGGTAATTTTAGAGGTCCATGCCCTCTCGGGACTAAATGCACCCTTCCTCTCCAACAGAGGCCGCATGCGGCACCCTCGAGCGAAGGGAATGTCTCTCCCGCGTGCGCCGCTGCCTCAACATCCGCCGCAGTTCTGTGGACACGGAAGCCAACAGGGACACCGTCTTGTCCTGCGCCCGCGAGAACAACATTCGCCCTGTCGACATCATGGCTGCCCTGAGGAGCTcgcaaggaaaggaagagatctTCGACAAACTCAATGCGTCTCGAGGAACCATCGACAACATGCGCATCTGCGTCCTGCAATCCAAGGGCCTGGTGAGTGAGGCTTCTGTTGAGGAATGGTGAGTGAGGCTTCTGTTGAGGAAAGGCATCGAGGTGATTTGTTTCCTCTTGCGTTCCAGCTCTCGGGACGCCATTCCCAGTAGAGTCTCGGTAAGCGCGCTCTACCCAGTGGCAGGACTGGCGAGTCGCCTTTATCTTCCTTGGTCATAAGCGACAGATTTTGACCAAGAAAGCACCTGAAAGCACCTGAaatctcatcttccctcctctatctacaGGCAGACGAAAACGGCAACATCAACGGTGAGCTGCTGAGCGCGCAGATTGAAGAGAAATTGCGCGCCAATTTGGAGGGCTCTCCCGACGTCCTGGACGTCTTGTTGAACGCACTTGCAAGCTGCACCCTTCCGGCCACTGTTTCGGTGAGTTTTTTTTCACAATTTCAcagctatatatatctaaaagtgATCACTACAATCCACGTGAGTATGGCTTCGAGTCTAACGTGTCCCGTCACCGTTGCAGGAGGCCCCCGACTTCCGCAAGTGCCTGGCGGTCGAGTGCATCCAGAACTTGCCATCCGAGAACTAGGCGCCAAGTTCCCCGACTGAGGAAGAGCCTCGTCGCCTTCCGGCcgaccttccgttttctttctcctctttatcggTCCTTTTAACGTCCTGTTTTTTCGGCATTTTGAGTTCGGTTATCTTTGATTCGgcactgttaataataattaaaaaaaatattaaatttacAGATTCTGTCTTTTATATACAATTACCCTTAATCAACAAAGCGTACTTTTTCTGACCAACCGTTGACAAGAAAagtgtatttccatatataactTCATCTACATTAAAGTCTTGatcaatgataaataatgaattcTGGCAAACTGTGGCAAAGTCCAACTGAATTTTGAAAATTTGTTATTGACTCCAAATGAGGAAACAGTAACCGCCCAAACTCAAATGGCTACGAAAGAATCTTCGAAACAGATAAATAGTTATTAAcaatgaaacagaaaatgaatcGAATAAAGTTCATATTTGTACGAAGGACCAACAAATCCCATGATGTTAGTCCTATGTTGCTGATTCCCCTTTGTGATTTTGAAAAATGTAATGCGATATTCTGAGAATTTCATcgcattttttatgtatgtgttcctTCACTGTTCAACTAAGTATTACCTATCCTTTTTACTCCCTGGACCGTCTTCTCTAGACTTGGAGAACTGCCCTCTCTGCAAGTCTTACTGCCCGTCATCAACATTATCCTATGATGACATTATTGATCAGCGTCGAGAGTGACAGTTGATCAGCCTGGCTGCCACCCAGTACTGTGATGCTTAACTAACTGGAGTGATCAATggaaaacatgtgtgtgtgtgtgtgtgtgtataagtatatatatatatatatatatatatatatatatatatatatataaacacatatgtatacatatttatatgtatgtgtgtgtataattatatatataaacatatatataaatatatatatatatatatatatatatatatatatatatatatatatattcatttatatatatgtgcgtgtgtgtatgcatgtatatatgcgtgtatatatatatatatatatatatatatatatatatgtgtgtgtgtgtgtgtgtgtgtgtgtgtgtgtgtgtgtgtgtgtgtgtgtgcgtgtgcgtgtgcgtgtgtgtgtgcgtgtttgtgtgtgtgtgtgtgtatgtgtgtgtgtgtgtgtgtgtgtgtataatcgtgtatacaaacatacacacacacacacacacacacacacacacacacacacacacacacacacacacacacacacacacacacgcacacacacacacacacatatatatatatatgtatatatgtatgtatatatatatatatatatatatatatatatatgtatgtatatatatagagatagatagatagatagatagatagatagatagatagatatatagatagatatacacatatatgtggataaTCATGTTCGCATGGGTACGTGTGCGTAATGTTTAATGGAAGTGTCGAGGTATCTAACACTCCTTTTCCAGCGTGAAAATGCATTACGTAAGGACACATTTTTTGAGCTCTCTAGACCCCATTGCATCAACACGTACTCCACCCATTAAACAAAAGGAATTCACAATCTATCaagaataaaaccacaaaatagaAAATCTAGTTCGAGAGAAAATCCAGCCAAACCCCAAACGTAAAAAAATTATCCAtttttgatagaaaaaaaaaaatcactgggaggaaagagagagaggcaacaacacacaaacaactgTCGATACAGATctggataaatggatgaatagagaaCAAAATCACAGATCACGATGACGCAGCACTTTTATGACTAAAGAACGGAAGCGATTAGAACGGGAAGAGGAACAGGTAAAGGTGAGACAactgaacgagagagaaaagggggataaagagaggtagaaagacgaAGAACAGACGAGCAAAAACTAAAGCAGGTCGATCTATAGATTAATATGTAGAAAGAAGTACTGAGAAAGTAACCGTCTAATTCTTATATTCTATGGAAAATATTCATAGAGaaattcttcccttctttctccccttcgttgTTTCACTGTGAATGCTATCACGTgatgacctttctctctctttctttcaatctccctctttctttctttcaataactccctctttctctaacttacaatctctctctttcaatccccctctttctttctttcaataactccctctttctctaactttcaatctctctttctttcaatccccctctttctttctttcaataactccctctttctctaactttcaatctctctctctctctctctctctctctctctctctctctctccctctgtatgagTGTGATTGtgcatatgactgtgtgtgtcgGAATGTACGATTGCGAGTGTGTATGAACGtgattgtatgagtgtgtgattgtgtgactgTGATTGTGTGTCTCTGAATGTGCAAttgtgtatgcgtatgagtgtgattgtgtgtgagtatgagtgcatGACTGTGTGTATGAGCCTTATCCAACACATGGCAATATTCAAAATACACTTCAGTCATTGGAAGTAAAGAAAATTCATctaatcattttttaaattagcCTCATTTTCCGCGTCGCAACACACTCAAGGAGGgcgcgtcttctgtacgtgcgtgtatgcgttcgtgtatgtgcatgtctgtgcgttCATGGAGACAATCGCAAAGTGTAGCGAGTTaattggagagggagagtataTAAAGCGCGGTCGCAACGGTcgctcacactcgctctctcgcaGCCATGAAGGTCGTACTTTGCTTCGCCGTCGTCGTGGTGGTCGTCTCCGCTCAGCGGCCGCCGGCCAGGGAGGACTTGGGTGAGTCTGCTTGCTTGTTCGGGCCTTCGAGGTTCCACCTTTGGGTGATTGCCGCTTCCGATAAGCGTATCTCTGCGACTTCGTTTTACAGATATTTGTTTCATCGATAGGTCTACTCAAAAGAATGT is part of the Penaeus vannamei isolate JL-2024 chromosome 19, ASM4276789v1, whole genome shotgun sequence genome and harbors:
- the LOC113814980 gene encoding uncharacterized protein encodes the protein MKVVLSLAALVLVVSAQRQPPSEALEAACGTLERRECLSRVRRCVNLRRGSEDAQANRDTILACARENNIRPLQIAAALRAAGGKEEIFDKLDASQETIDNMRICVLQSKGLADENGNINGELMSAQIEEKLRANLEGSPDVLDVMLNALASCTLPATVSDVPDFRKCLSTDCIQNLPSGN
- the LOC113814979 gene encoding uncharacterized protein codes for the protein MKVVLSLAALVLVVSAQRQPPSEALEAACGTLERRECLSRVRRCVNLRRGSEDAQSNRDTILACARENNIRPIQIAAALRAAGGKEEIFDKLDASQETIDNMRICVLQSKGLADENGNINGELMSAQIEEKLRANLEGSPDVLDVMLNALASCTLPATVSDVPDFRKCLSTDCIQNLPSGN
- the LOC138859179 gene encoding uncharacterized protein yields the protein MKVVLCFAVVVVVVSAQRPPAREDLEAACGTLERRECLSRVRRCLNIRRSSVDTEANRDTVLSCARENNIRPVDIMAALRSSQGKEEIFDKLNASRGTIDNMRICVLQSKGLADENGNINGELLSAQIEEKLRANLEGSPDVLDVLLNALASCTLPATVSEAPDFRKCLAVECIQNLPSEN